One part of the Nitrosopumilus sp. genome encodes these proteins:
- the kae1 gene encoding KEOPS complex N(6)-L-threonylcarbamoyladenine synthase Kae1, giving the protein MLGLGIESTAHTFSCAIIEKNGKKGKILSDIRKIYRPAEGEGIHPREASRHHIENSSLVLSECLKEANTSIKELDIVSYAAGPGLGPCLRVGAVVARSLSSFYKIPIYPVNHAIGHIELGKLLTGATNPLVLLVSGGHTMLLAFLNKQWRVFGETLDITLGQLLDQFGRSIGFASPCGKNIEELASTSTNYVTLPYSVKGNDVSFSGLLSATKSVAKKSKTDACYSLQETAFAMISEAVERALSFTQKRELMIVGGVAANKRLSEMLQDVCKRHNCKFFVVPLRYAGDCGSQICWTGLLESQVKSGSSLKDTFVTQSWRLDTVKVNY; this is encoded by the coding sequence ATGCTGGGTTTGGGTATAGAAAGCACAGCTCATACATTTTCTTGTGCAATAATTGAAAAAAATGGGAAAAAAGGAAAAATCCTTTCAGATATTAGAAAAATTTATCGTCCTGCAGAAGGAGAAGGAATTCATCCACGTGAAGCATCACGTCACCACATTGAAAACAGCTCTTTAGTATTATCTGAATGTCTAAAAGAAGCAAACACATCAATCAAAGAATTAGATATTGTGTCATACGCTGCAGGGCCTGGATTGGGACCGTGCTTACGTGTAGGTGCAGTGGTAGCAAGATCTTTGTCATCTTTTTACAAAATTCCGATATACCCTGTTAATCATGCAATTGGTCACATTGAATTAGGAAAATTACTTACTGGTGCAACAAATCCTTTGGTACTTTTAGTTTCTGGAGGTCATACAATGCTTTTGGCATTTCTGAACAAACAATGGAGGGTTTTTGGTGAAACTCTGGATATAACACTAGGCCAATTACTTGATCAGTTTGGAAGATCAATAGGGTTTGCTTCTCCATGTGGAAAAAACATTGAAGAATTGGCATCTACATCTACAAACTATGTTACGTTACCTTACTCTGTAAAAGGAAACGATGTTTCTTTTTCTGGTCTGTTATCTGCAACTAAATCTGTAGCAAAAAAAAGTAAAACCGATGCATGCTACTCCCTTCAAGAAACTGCCTTTGCAATGATTAGTGAGGCTGTAGAACGCGCATTGTCATTTACACAGAAAAGGGAACTAATGATAGTAGGTGGCGTTGCAGCCAACAAAAGATTGTCTGAAATGCTTCAAGATGTTTGTAAACGCCACAATTGCAAATTCTTTGTAGTTCCCTTACGTTATGCAGGTGATTGTGGAAGTCAAATATGTTGGACCGGTCTCTTAGAATCTCAAGTCAAATCAGGCTCTTCTCTAAAAGATACTTTTGTTACACAATCTTGGAGACTAGATACAGTCAAAGTAAATTATTGA
- a CDS encoding KEOPS complex kinase/ATPase Bud32, whose amino-acid sequence MKLIKKGAEADIFQTQWQNNNAILKIRKTKNYRNSLLDTKIRKQRTIKESQMLSGARTFGVPTPLVYFVNLEKSYIIMQEIPGTPVHDLSESKIIKLSKEIGKLVGILHKNGIMHGDLTTSNFIFFKKTIYVIDFGLSQNTIKPEDHAVDLRLIKEILNSAHAKIMQSSWKNFLLGYKSIVGNAYYNKIVKLVSDIESRGRYAEVV is encoded by the coding sequence ATGAAATTAATCAAAAAAGGTGCAGAGGCTGATATTTTTCAAACCCAATGGCAAAACAATAACGCAATTCTTAAAATTAGAAAAACAAAAAATTACAGAAATTCTTTACTTGATACAAAAATACGAAAACAAAGAACAATAAAAGAATCTCAAATGTTATCCGGCGCTAGAACTTTTGGAGTCCCTACACCACTAGTTTATTTTGTAAACTTGGAAAAATCATATATCATAATGCAAGAAATCCCTGGAACCCCTGTACATGATTTATCTGAATCTAAAATTATTAAATTATCCAAAGAAATTGGAAAACTGGTTGGAATCTTGCATAAAAATGGAATAATGCACGGTGATCTTACCACCTCGAACTTTATCTTCTTCAAAAAAACGATTTATGTGATTGATTTTGGATTGTCTCAAAATACAATAAAACCAGAAGATCATGCAGTTGATTTGAGGCTAATCAAAGAAATTCTTAACAGCGCGCATGCAAAAATCATGCAGTCTTCTTGGAAAAATTTCCTTCTTGGTTACAAGTCTATAGTTGGAAATGCCTACTATAACAAAATCGTTAAACTTGTTTCAGATATAGAAAGTCGTGGTAGATATGCAGAAGTCGTTTGA
- the rdgB gene encoding RdgB/HAM1 family non-canonical purine NTP pyrophosphatase: MQKSFDLFFVSSNDHKYLEARKILHGFGIALGFLKSDLEEIQSNSLDEIASRKAKNAFSKFKKPVIIEDDGLFIDSLKGFPGPYSSYVFKTIGNDGILNLLKNNRKAKFVSIITYCDKSVLQSFDGKLDGTISSSQKGKGWGYDPVFIPKNSKKTFAEMNDKNNFSHRYKALKKFSNWYLNKQE; the protein is encoded by the coding sequence ATGCAGAAGTCGTTTGATCTGTTTTTTGTTTCTTCAAATGACCACAAATATCTGGAAGCAAGAAAGATTCTACACGGATTTGGTATTGCACTTGGTTTTTTAAAATCTGATTTAGAAGAGATTCAATCAAATTCACTTGATGAAATTGCATCAAGAAAAGCAAAAAATGCATTTTCAAAATTCAAAAAACCTGTAATAATTGAAGATGATGGATTGTTCATTGATTCACTAAAAGGTTTCCCAGGACCTTATTCATCATATGTTTTCAAAACTATTGGTAATGATGGGATTCTTAATCTCTTGAAAAATAACAGAAAAGCAAAATTTGTTTCAATCATAACTTATTGTGATAAATCTGTTCTGCAATCCTTTGATGGAAAGCTGGATGGTACGATATCAAGCTCACAAAAAGGAAAAGGTTGGGGATACGATCCAGTGTTTATTCCAAAAAATTCAAAGAAGACATTTGCAGAAATGAATGACAAGAATAATTTTTCTCATAGATACAAGGCACTGAAAAAATTTTCTAATTGGTATTTGAATAAGCAGGAATAA
- the twy1 gene encoding 4-demethylwyosine synthase TYW1, giving the protein MSCSGEIIEEDDRLIQIKPAISEQLKKAKYGVADHSTVELCHWTKKSFKHEGSCYKHKFYGISTHRCMEFSPAGMHCENRCVYCWRPMEFYDSMKMEPEQVAEPKEILTKLMAERKKLINGYYGDSRNDKQRLDESLLPSHYAISLSGEPTMYPKLPELIKYLNSLESTKSIFLVTNGQEPDMIQKLQDEDALPTQLYLSTNAADYESFIRINKPKYDDSWERWNRTLNMLKDLNTRTVLRITLIRNYNDQKESIPAFAEMFRKASPHFIEIKSYMHIGRSTNRLEHTNMLEMEEVKKFSEEIAKQSRIFSVMDESIVSRISILQNNERYIDRFIPAYSNTN; this is encoded by the coding sequence ATGAGTTGCTCAGGAGAAATAATCGAAGAAGATGATCGATTAATTCAGATCAAGCCTGCAATATCTGAGCAATTAAAAAAAGCAAAGTATGGTGTTGCTGATCACTCTACAGTAGAGCTCTGTCATTGGACAAAAAAATCATTCAAGCATGAAGGAAGTTGTTACAAACACAAGTTTTATGGAATTTCAACCCACAGATGTATGGAATTTTCACCAGCTGGCATGCATTGTGAGAATCGATGTGTCTATTGCTGGAGACCAATGGAATTTTATGATTCAATGAAAATGGAACCAGAACAAGTTGCAGAACCAAAAGAAATTCTAACAAAATTAATGGCTGAAAGAAAAAAATTGATCAATGGATACTATGGAGATTCTAGAAATGACAAACAAAGATTAGATGAGTCATTATTGCCAAGTCATTATGCAATTTCGTTGTCTGGCGAACCAACAATGTATCCAAAATTACCTGAGTTAATTAAATATCTTAATTCTTTAGAGTCAACAAAATCAATTTTTCTTGTAACAAACGGTCAAGAGCCAGACATGATTCAAAAATTACAAGACGAAGATGCGCTACCAACTCAATTGTATTTGTCAACTAATGCTGCAGATTATGAATCATTTATCAGAATAAACAAGCCAAAATATGACGATTCATGGGAAAGATGGAACAGAACCCTAAATATGTTAAAAGATTTGAACACTAGAACGGTCTTAAGGATTACATTAATCAGAAATTATAATGACCAAAAAGAATCAATTCCTGCATTTGCTGAAATGTTTAGAAAAGCTAGTCCACACTTTATTGAAATAAAATCATACATGCACATTGGACGTTCCACTAACAGATTAGAACATACAAACATGTTAGAAATGGAAGAAGTTAAAAAATTCAGTGAGGAGATAGCAAAGCAAAGCAGGATATTTTCAGTAATGGATGAAAGCATTGTTTCAAGAATTTCAATTTTACAAAATAATGAACGATATATTGATCGTTTTATTCCTGCTTATTCAAATACCAATTAG
- a CDS encoding thrombospondin type 3 repeat-containing protein — MPISPAFADDDLDNDGVDDSVDACPNLQEDNEGTIDGCPSNFVPWYDEDFDGIEDHIDQCPTLKERYNKFQDEDGCPDFSPDGGKGGLPDSDGDSFTDLVDKCPNQPETFNGVLDTDGCPDTYGAGDRDRDGVPDSADECPLAAETYNRFQDLDGCPDSVNDFTFIDTDNDGLQDKIDLCPTEPEVYNGYRDTDGCPDVLLDTSFSDKDGDGIADRFDICPNQPETFNRFADYDGCPDSSPSFDGTLKDADGDRIMDINDVCPLEPERYNGFQDDDGCPDVPPYSSDVDSDLDGIPNSIDQCPQVKETYNRFQDHDGCPDYVGTSKDMPDTDGDGINDYSDLCPNQPETFNGIFDRDGCPDTVSTQDRDRDGVPDSLDECPTAKEIYNAFQDDDGCPDSVSGLSAMDFDGDGITDLNDKCPLEPETVNGYHDLDGCPDVAVLDSDGDGIRDDLDQCPTSSETWNRYQDHDGCPDNPSESDSDFDGILDSVDQCPLDRERYNGFQDDDGCPDYPDYITSLDSDYDGIVDSQDQCPLAPETYNKFQDLDGCPDSVADNKGIPDTDKDGINDYNDHCPNQPETYNGILDRDGCPDTYIGKNDRDLDGIPDAIDACPTAKENYNKFQDDDGCPDTVFKSFVIDTDNDGINDVSDDCPLVAENYNGFQDEDGCPDVDDTQPDSDGDGVPDVMDLCPTQNEVWNKYVDYDGCPDTLPTGNLRIDTDGDGIYDDNDLCPNDKESWNKYLDDDGCPDIVPEQSRYKHDADLDNITDDLDFCPLEPEDYDGDTDSDGCPDP; from the coding sequence ATGCCCATTAGCCCAGCTTTTGCTGATGATGACTTGGATAATGATGGAGTTGATGATTCTGTTGATGCTTGTCCAAATTTACAAGAAGATAATGAAGGTACAATAGATGGATGTCCCTCCAACTTTGTTCCATGGTATGATGAAGACTTTGATGGAATAGAAGATCACATTGATCAATGCCCTACTCTCAAAGAGCGTTACAATAAATTCCAAGATGAAGATGGTTGCCCTGATTTTTCCCCTGATGGAGGCAAAGGTGGATTGCCTGATTCTGATGGAGATAGTTTTACTGACTTGGTAGATAAATGTCCTAACCAACCTGAAACATTCAACGGTGTTTTAGATACAGACGGTTGTCCAGATACGTATGGTGCTGGTGACAGAGATAGGGATGGTGTTCCAGATAGTGCAGATGAATGTCCACTAGCTGCTGAGACTTACAATAGATTCCAGGACTTGGACGGTTGCCCTGATTCTGTTAATGATTTTACTTTTATTGATACTGACAATGATGGATTACAAGATAAAATTGATCTGTGTCCAACAGAACCCGAAGTGTATAATGGTTACAGAGACACAGACGGCTGTCCTGATGTTTTACTAGATACTTCATTTAGTGATAAAGATGGTGATGGAATTGCAGACAGATTTGATATTTGTCCTAACCAACCAGAAACTTTCAATAGGTTTGCTGATTATGACGGCTGTCCAGATTCATCTCCTTCATTTGATGGTACATTAAAGGATGCAGATGGTGATAGAATAATGGACATTAATGATGTATGTCCATTAGAACCAGAAAGGTACAACGGATTCCAAGATGATGACGGCTGTCCAGATGTTCCTCCTTATTCTAGTGATGTTGATTCAGACCTTGATGGAATTCCTAACAGTATTGATCAATGTCCACAAGTAAAAGAAACTTACAATAGATTCCAAGATCATGACGGCTGTCCTGATTATGTTGGTACTAGTAAAGATATGCCAGATACTGACGGTGATGGCATTAATGATTATTCAGATCTTTGTCCTAACCAACCAGAAACTTTCAATGGTATATTTGATAGAGACGGCTGTCCTGATACTGTCTCTACACAAGATAGAGACAGAGATGGCGTTCCAGATAGTCTAGATGAATGTCCAACCGCCAAAGAAATTTACAATGCATTCCAAGATGATGACGGCTGTCCTGACAGTGTCTCTGGATTATCTGCAATGGACTTTGATGGAGATGGAATTACTGACTTGAATGATAAATGTCCACTAGAACCAGAAACCGTTAATGGATATCATGACCTAGACGGCTGTCCTGATGTTGCAGTGTTAGATTCAGATGGAGACGGAATTAGAGATGATTTAGATCAATGTCCCACATCTTCTGAAACTTGGAATAGATACCAAGATCACGACGGCTGCCCTGATAATCCTTCAGAATCTGATTCAGACTTTGATGGAATACTAGATTCTGTAGATCAATGTCCTCTTGATAGAGAAAGATACAACGGATTCCAAGATGATGACGGCTGTCCTGATTATCCTGATTATATTACAAGTTTGGATTCTGATTATGATGGGATTGTTGATTCACAAGATCAATGCCCACTAGCTCCAGAAACTTACAATAAATTCCAAGACCTAGACGGCTGCCCTGATTCTGTGGCCGATAACAAGGGAATACCTGATACTGATAAAGATGGAATTAATGATTACAATGATCATTGTCCAAACCAACCAGAAACATATAACGGAATTCTTGATAGGGACGGCTGCCCTGACACCTATATTGGAAAGAATGATCGTGATCTAGACGGCATTCCAGATGCCATTGATGCATGTCCAACTGCCAAGGAAAATTACAATAAATTCCAAGATGATGACGGCTGTCCAGACACCGTATTCAAATCGTTTGTAATTGATACTGATAATGATGGAATTAATGATGTCAGTGATGATTGCCCACTTGTTGCTGAAAACTACAACGGATTCCAAGACGAAGACGGCTGCCCAGATGTTGATGACACTCAACCTGATTCAGATGGAGACGGTGTCCCAGATGTAATGGATTTGTGTCCAACACAAAATGAAGTTTGGAACAAATATGTTGATTATGACGGCTGTCCAGATACATTACCAACCGGAAATCTAAGAATAGATACTGATGGAGATGGAATCTATGATGATAATGATTTATGTCCAAATGACAAAGAATCTTGGAACAAGTATCTAGATGATGACGGCTGCCCAGATATTGTACCTGAACAATCAAGATACAAACATGATGCTGATCTGGATAATATTACAGATGATCTAGATTTCTGTCCTCTTGAGCCAGAAGATTATGACGGTGACACAGATTCTGATGGATGCCCTGACCCATAG
- a CDS encoding thrombospondin type 3 repeat-containing protein, whose product MNKQFLLGFLLLLTSSIGMLPSGVFAAEGIDTDGDGVPNNIDQCPNLLEDYDPQYGNNIDGCPADFVPWYDADYDGIEDHIDDCPTVKETYNKIQDEDGCPDLSVYAAQTIADTDNDGYPDYMDLCPNQPETFNGVDDKDGCPDDASRLRDTDRDGISDSLDECPLEQETYNRYQDEDGCPDTADSTTLQYQFPDTDGDGIIDRWDSCIDEPENFNDYLDWDGCPDIPGAISLKAPDADFDGIPDDKDECPLDRENYNKFEDTDGCPDVILYKLVGDVDGDGLLDQNDLCPFSPETYNKFQDEDGCPDYVADNKFAFDTDGDGIIDNLDLCPNQPEIYNGFQDGDGCPDSFDSKLDSDMDGILNVDDECPLEQETYNRYQDEDGCPDTADSTTLQYQFPDTDGDGIIDRWDSCIDEPENFNDYLDWDGCPDIKGTTAGDMLDADYDGIADHLDECPTIAERYNKFQDEDGCPDSVDFQTVADADFDGIYDDLDQCPFAKETYNRYQDEDGCPDYVADNKFAFDTDGDGIIDNLDLCPTQPETFNGFQDKDGCPDKQSYKIDSDMDGIPDLFDECPNQPETYNKFQDEDGCPDTADSTTLQYQFPDTDGDGIIDRWDSCIDEPENFNDYLDWDGCPDIPGAESTTPVYADSDRDGYPDVVDSCPTEPETWNKYLDSDGCPDIAPEQQRFVHDDDLDDIINDEDLCPLDPEDYDGDRDTDGCPDP is encoded by the coding sequence ATGAATAAACAATTTCTTTTAGGATTTTTACTTTTACTTACCTCCTCTATTGGTATGTTGCCTAGTGGTGTTTTTGCTGCAGAGGGAATAGATACTGATGGAGATGGAGTTCCAAATAATATTGATCAATGCCCAAATCTATTAGAGGACTATGATCCACAGTATGGTAACAATATTGACGGCTGTCCCGCTGATTTTGTTCCATGGTATGATGCAGATTATGATGGAATTGAAGATCACATAGATGATTGCCCAACGGTAAAAGAAACTTATAATAAAATTCAAGATGAAGACGGCTGTCCAGATCTATCTGTATATGCAGCACAAACAATTGCTGATACTGATAATGATGGTTATCCAGATTACATGGATTTATGTCCTAACCAACCTGAAACATTCAATGGTGTTGATGATAAAGACGGCTGTCCAGATGATGCCTCTCGTTTAAGAGATACTGACAGAGATGGCATTTCTGATTCATTAGATGAATGCCCACTTGAGCAAGAAACCTACAATAGATACCAAGATGAAGACGGCTGTCCAGACACTGCTGACTCTACTACTTTACAATACCAGTTCCCAGACACTGACGGTGATGGAATCATAGATAGATGGGACTCATGCATTGATGAACCAGAGAACTTTAATGATTATCTAGATTGGGATGGCTGTCCTGACATACCTGGTGCTATTTCTTTGAAAGCTCCAGACGCTGATTTTGATGGAATTCCAGATGATAAGGATGAATGTCCACTAGATCGTGAAAATTATAATAAATTTGAAGACACAGACGGTTGCCCAGATGTTATTCTTTACAAATTAGTTGGTGATGTAGATGGTGATGGACTCTTAGATCAAAATGATTTATGTCCTTTTAGTCCTGAAACTTACAACAAATTCCAAGATGAAGACGGATGTCCTGACTATGTTGCAGACAACAAATTTGCATTTGACACTGATGGTGATGGCATCATTGATAACTTAGACTTGTGTCCAAACCAACCTGAAATCTACAATGGATTCCAAGATGGAGACGGCTGTCCAGATAGTTTTGATTCCAAACTTGATTCTGATATGGATGGAATCCTAAACGTAGATGATGAATGCCCACTTGAGCAAGAAACCTACAATAGATACCAAGATGAAGACGGTTGCCCAGACACTGCTGACTCTACTACCTTACAATACCAGTTCCCAGACACTGATGGTGATGGAATCATAGATAGATGGGACTCATGCATTGATGAACCAGAGAACTTTAATGATTACCTCGATTGGGACGGCTGCCCAGACATTAAGGGAACAACTGCTGGTGATATGCTTGATGCTGATTATGACGGTATAGCGGATCATCTGGATGAATGTCCTACAATAGCTGAAAGATACAACAAATTCCAAGATGAAGATGGCTGTCCAGACAGCGTTGATTTCCAAACAGTGGCCGATGCTGACTTTGATGGCATCTATGATGATTTAGATCAGTGTCCATTTGCTAAAGAAACTTACAATAGGTATCAAGATGAAGACGGATGTCCTGACTATGTTGCAGACAACAAATTTGCATTTGACACTGATGGTGATGGCATCATTGATAACTTAGACTTGTGTCCAACCCAACCTGAAACATTTAACGGATTCCAAGATAAAGACGGCTGCCCTGACAAGCAATCATATAAGATAGATTCTGATATGGATGGAATTCCAGACCTCTTTGATGAGTGTCCAAACCAACCTGAAACTTACAACAAATTCCAAGATGAAGACGGTTGCCCAGACACTGCTGACTCTACTACCTTACAATACCAGTTCCCAGACACTGATGGTGATGGAATCATAGATAGATGGGACTCATGCATTGATGAACCAGAGAACTTTAATGATTACCTAGATTGGGACGGCTGCCCTGACATACCCGGTGCAGAATCAACAACTCCTGTTTATGCAGATTCAGATCGTGATGGTTATCCTGATGTAGTTGATTCTTGCCCAACTGAACCTGAAACTTGGAATAAATATTTGGACTCAGACGGCTGCCCAGACATTGCTCCTGAACAACAAAGGTTTGTCCATGATGATGATCTTGATGATATAATTAATGATGAGGATTTATGCCCTCTAGATCCTGAAGATTATGATGGTGATAGAGATACAGACGGCTGTCCAGATCCATAA
- a CDS encoding thrombospondin type 3 repeat-containing protein, producing the protein MKKQYILGFLLLLTSTIGIFPSGVYANEEIDTDGDGVPNSVDFCPNLLEDYDPQYGNNIDGCPADFVPWYDVDYDGIQDHIDGCPTVKETYNKFQDLDGCPDLSPDVGKVIADTDNDGYPDYMDSCPNQPETFNGVDDKDGCPDDASSLRDTDRDGISDSLDECPLESETYNFYLDEDGCPDAIDDVYSPYNFPDTDGDGIDDRWDQCLNEPENYNGYLDWDGCSDVTGASANGLIDSDYDSILDSVDACPLERENFNGFQDDDGCPDEVEYAISGDTDGDGILNQFDVCPYNKETYNKFQDEDGCPDFVGDNSSTYDSDGDGIVDNLDHCPNQPETYNGVLDSDGCPDKLDATLDSDMDGIPNTLDDCPLEPETYNFFKDGDGCPDTATSAISSYIFPDVDGDGIDDRWDACLDEQENYNDYLDKDGCPDVPGISKSALSDIDYDLIPDIFDECPTIAERYNGFQDDDGCPDTIAYDSFGDSDFDGIPDNIDQCPNARETYNRFQDSDGCPDLIYDNKPTADSDGDGIVDNIDSCPNQPETFNGFQDKDGCPDNYHSTLDSDRDGIIDISDACPLEPETYNYYQDEDGCPDATGSNVSSFTFPDSDGDGIDDRKDACLDDQENFNGYLDWDGCPDVLAAQSTTPTRIDSDGDGYYDGIDSCPTEPETWNKYNDHDGCPDIAPEQQRFVHDDDLDDIINDEDLCPLDPEDYDGDRDTDGCPDN; encoded by the coding sequence ATGAAAAAACAGTACATTTTAGGATTTTTACTTTTACTTACTTCTACAATTGGCATATTTCCAAGTGGCGTTTATGCAAATGAAGAAATTGATACTGACGGTGATGGGGTTCCAAACTCTGTTGATTTTTGTCCTAATCTATTAGAGGACTATGATCCACAGTATGGTAACAATATTGACGGCTGTCCCGCTGATTTTGTTCCATGGTATGATGTTGATTATGATGGAATTCAAGATCACATTGATGGTTGTCCAACGGTAAAAGAGACTTACAACAAATTCCAAGACCTAGACGGCTGCCCGGATTTATCTCCTGATGTTGGAAAGGTAATTGCTGATACTGATAATGACGGTTATCCAGATTACATGGATTCATGTCCTAACCAACCTGAAACATTCAATGGTGTTGATGATAAAGACGGCTGTCCAGACGATGCCTCTAGTTTAAGAGATACTGACAGAGATGGCATTTCTGATTCATTAGATGAATGCCCACTAGAATCTGAAACTTACAATTTTTACTTGGATGAAGACGGCTGTCCAGATGCCATCGATGATGTATATTCACCATATAATTTTCCAGATACTGACGGTGACGGCATTGATGATAGATGGGATCAGTGTTTAAATGAACCTGAAAATTATAATGGCTATCTAGATTGGGATGGATGCTCAGATGTAACTGGCGCATCAGCTAATGGATTAATTGATTCTGACTATGACAGTATACTTGACTCTGTTGATGCCTGTCCGTTAGAACGTGAAAATTTTAATGGATTCCAAGATGATGATGGCTGCCCAGATGAAGTTGAATATGCGATATCTGGAGATACTGACGGTGATGGAATATTAAATCAATTTGATGTTTGTCCATACAATAAAGAAACTTACAATAAATTCCAAGATGAAGACGGCTGCCCTGATTTTGTTGGAGACAATTCTTCTACATATGATAGTGATGGTGACGGAATTGTTGATAACTTAGATCATTGTCCTAATCAGCCAGAAACTTACAATGGTGTTTTAGATTCAGATGGTTGCCCAGATAAACTAGATGCCACACTTGATTCTGACATGGATGGTATTCCAAATACTTTAGATGATTGTCCGCTAGAACCTGAAACTTATAATTTTTTCAAAGATGGTGACGGCTGTCCCGATACTGCCACTTCTGCTATCTCGTCTTATATTTTCCCAGATGTTGACGGTGATGGTATAGATGATAGATGGGATGCATGTCTTGATGAACAAGAAAACTATAATGATTACTTGGATAAAGACGGCTGCCCAGATGTTCCAGGAATATCAAAATCTGCATTGTCTGATATTGATTATGATTTAATTCCTGACATATTTGATGAATGTCCAACAATTGCTGAAAGATATAATGGATTCCAAGATGATGACGGTTGTCCAGATACTATAGCATATGACTCCTTTGGAGATTCTGATTTTGATGGAATTCCAGATAATATTGATCAATGTCCAAATGCCCGAGAAACTTACAACAGATTCCAAGATTCTGACGGATGTCCTGATTTAATTTATGATAATAAACCAACAGCTGATTCTGACGGCGATGGAATTGTTGACAATATAGATTCATGTCCAAACCAACCTGAAACATTTAATGGATTCCAAGATAAAGACGGCTGCCCAGATAATTATCATTCAACTCTCGATTCTGACAGAGATGGAATTATTGACATATCTGATGCATGTCCACTAGAACCTGAAACTTACAACTATTATCAAGATGAAGACGGCTGCCCTGACGCTACTGGCTCAAATGTGTCATCATTTACTTTCCCAGATAGTGATGGTGACGGAATTGATGACAGAAAAGATGCATGTCTTGATGATCAGGAGAACTTTAATGGATATTTGGATTGGGATGGCTGCCCTGATGTATTAGCTGCTCAATCCACAACACCAACAAGAATTGATTCTGATGGTGATGGCTATTATGATGGAATTGATTCTTGCCCAACTGAACCTGAAACCTGGAACAAGTATAATGATCATGACGGCTGCCCAGACATTGCTCCTGAACAACAAAGGTTTGTCCATGATGATGATCTTGATGATATAATTAATGATGAGGATTTATGTCCTCTAGATCCTGAAGATTATGATGGCGATAGAGATACAGACGGCTGCCCAGACAATTAA